CGGAGATCGGCGAAATTGAAGAGACTCGAATCAATCGTCTGGTTACTGGGCTGCGGATTATTGGAATCGTGGAAGTTCTCACCCATCACGTAGGCGACGGTCATGTTGAACTTCTCGCCGGGATTCAGGCGATAGATCCAGCGGCCCGACTGATCCTGATAGTCGCGGATTCCCAGAGGTCCCCACGACAGGAGGTAGCGGGTATCGTAGCCGTTGGCAATGTCCGAGGCTTGCGGGGAGGGATCGTCGTTGCACCAGACCATGTCAACGGTGTCCCCGGGAGCCCTTACATACCTCTGCGGTGGCACTTCGGTCATCCGGTCCACCATGATCTGCCAGAAATCGAACTCGCTGTTAGAGAGCACCTGATACTTCCGCTCATCGCCCATCGGCGTGCCATAGTACCGCGTCCAGCCCATACCGTTACTGTCACCACGACAGTACACCTGCCATGACGGACCGTAGTCGAGATTTTGGTTCCCGTTGGATATCCACCAATTGAACGACGTGCTGAGACGCGGATTGGGACCGCGAATCACCCGGGTCCCGGCCACGTGAGGAATGATGAAGGGGCCGCTTGAAGCTGCCGGATCGCGTCCGTCGTTGTCGGCAATCCACGCCACATCAATGGGAATGCGAACGGTCTGGCCCTGCGAATTCTCCTCATAGTGGTCCTGGACGAATCCGCAAATGTCGTCGGTATGCTGTTCATTCAGCTCCATCGGGCCGCAATCGGCATCCACGTAGAGACCGACGTAGAGATTCTTCAGGAAGTTGGTGGCGATGTTCTCGATTTCGTAGTCAATGAGAATGAGGTCCTCGGCGAAGGCCTGACTGAACGAATACGTAATCTGGGTCACCTTGATTCCCAACGGACGGTGCACGGTTCCGTCGAAGTCGCGGATGACATACGGTTCTTCGGCGAGCGTGTCCGAATAGACACAGATGAAATCCTGATCGGAGATGGCATAGGGATTGGTCACATAGGTGCCCAGGCAGTTGGTGCGGCCCGGTCGCGTCGAACGTTCGATGATCCCGTTGGCCGTTCCCTCGCCGGGCCAGAACTCATTGACGCTGGGACTCAACCAGCCGTCGGTACCCACGCTGACGCGTTTGGTTTCGTATCCCTCCTCGACGATCAGGGCCCCAATCCAGAGACCGGCCTGGAACAGGTACTGCTGACCGCTGCCGCAGGGAAACTCACACTGCGGCGCCCAGCGCCCGGGCGGACAGGGATCCTCGTCCGGATCGGATCCGGCCTGCCGCGGGCCGTCGTTGCCGAAGTATCCGTAGTTGGTGAAGTTCATGCACACCTTGCCCGCGTTATGCACCCGGTTCTCCTGCTGAGGTCGGGCATAGTTCGGGCGGACGGGGCCGCGGGCCCGCGTTGGATCGTAGGGAGCGTTGGCCGCCAGCGCGGCCGATCCCCATCCCACAAGGACGGCGACTGTCACGATGAGTTGAACCGGAAACCTGTGCATAGATGTCAAACCTCCAGCGCGGACGCGGCTCCGCCGCGTCCGATGCGTTCGATCTTAGATCTCATTTGAAAACGAGAGAAATCCCCGTCGGCCGGGCCGTCTGCGGACCGACTCCCGAACCGCCCGCCGGCCCACCGTAAGCTCCCATGTCATTGCGATTATCGGGACCATCGTTATACTCAGGACGCGGATCCCCGGCATCCCTACAGGGCGAGTCTGCGGCCAGATGCAGATCACCGTCGCTGACGAACAGCGGGGCCTGCGATAGGCTGTTCTGATGGGGAAGCCCGGCCGGCATATAGTCCGAGCCGTTGGCGTACACGTCGTTGTAGGTAAGCGACGGCGACGACGAGAGCCGCGAGTAGATGCCGTAAATCCCGTTGCGATAGACGATGTTGTTCAGGATGACGGGCAGACCGTTGTTGATGATCTCAATGCCGTAATACTGGTTGTCCATGAACACGTTGTTGACCACAGTCGGATTGCAGAAGTAATCCATCACCAAACCGGTGGTGGCGTTGTTGCGCAGGATGCAGTTCGTCACGGCGGCAAATTCCCTTGTATAGCGCAACGAGATGCCGCGTCCACGGCTATTCGTGATCAGCGTGTTGCGAACGGTCACCGGGCAGGAATCGGCATGCACGGCATACTGCCCGGTGCGTTCAAACCGGCAGTGGCGAATGCTGACCGTATCTTCCCACGCGGTTCCGCCGGTTTCGATTTGCATTCCGTATTCGAAGCAACTGTCGAATCGGCAGCCGACGAACTCGACTCCGCCGCGATAGACGTTCATCTGGCGATAGTTGACGAAATCCACGTTGCTGAGCAGGGAGGGTTGGCTTTCCGTGTCGTAGCCGAGGAATCGGATCCCGCCCCACATCCTTTCGGGATCCAGGGCGACAATGCGAACGCGGTTTTCCGGAGTGCCTTCGATCACCAGCCGTCCGTGGACCTCGATTATATATTCTTGACGGCTGGAGTCCACGATGATCTTCGTTCCGGCGGGAATCGTCAGCGTGGTACCGCTGTCAATTTTGGTGTGACAGGACATCAGATAGGTCGCGCCGGCCGCAAGCGTACCTCCGACAATGCCCCGCAGGTTGAAGGTTTCCTGTATGAAGGGAATGATCCCGAAGTCGGCGCGCGTACCATCCGCGTCGGGGTCCTCGTCGCGCGGACCCGCGTCAATACAGGGCGAACATGAGGACAGGAGAAACGCCGTTCCATTCTCTTCGAGGAATAGGGGAGGCTCGTCAATGTTATAGAACGCATCCACCGAATCGCGGTTCGCGTT
The bacterium DNA segment above includes these coding regions:
- a CDS encoding right-handed parallel beta-helix repeat-containing protein — translated: MAKTYLFLGTISCLILLAAFSGCTNPDPNPIQPEPPDVDYVNLNPEVTDVGPDASGLPWGLESNWIIPEGRTVTIQPGTKFVFQDSVAVVVEGQLLAQGQINNPIVFTSSKRRPKMGDWRGFELKNGSDHSLFKYCIMTHGALFPIDTISPEAKYYRGMIACSSASPTVNYCVIAHNQNNAVFLFGDCRPVVRYNIFWDNDASAVRADVNVPLAEYYGQEGFLDVSYNCVGENSAISFLMGADTSRWGRNVLVNANRDSVDAFYNIDEPPLFLEENGTAFLLSSCSPCIDAGPRDEDPDADGTRADFGIIPFIQETFNLRGIVGGTLAAGATYLMSCHTKIDSGTTLTIPAGTKIIVDSSRQEYIIEVHGRLVIEGTPENRVRIVALDPERMWGGIRFLGYDTESQPSLLSNVDFVNYRQMNVYRGGVEFVGCRFDSCFEYGMQIETGGTAWEDTVSIRHCRFERTGQYAVHADSCPVTVRNTLITNSRGRGISLRYTREFAAVTNCILRNNATTGLVMDYFCNPTVVNNVFMDNQYYGIEIINNGLPVILNNIVYRNGIYGIYSRLSSSPSLTYNDVYANGSDYMPAGLPHQNSLSQAPLFVSDGDLHLAADSPCRDAGDPRPEYNDGPDNRNDMGAYGGPAGGSGVGPQTARPTGISLVFK